From Permianibacter aggregans, a single genomic window includes:
- the napF gene encoding ferredoxin-type protein NapF, whose protein sequence is MSSFDANKRQWLRRQQPIRLPWSLDEQAFTDGCNRCGACIEACPEHIVIKGRGGFPALDFQQNECTFCSLCVDVCQQPIFRRRSEPAFFHHAEVDARCFPRHGIACRSCGDVCEVRAIRFQFGASRMELPQIDTDTCNGCGACLSVCPAEAIQLHHNEVTA, encoded by the coding sequence ATGAGCAGTTTTGATGCCAACAAACGCCAATGGTTACGACGTCAGCAACCGATACGCTTGCCGTGGTCGCTGGACGAACAGGCATTTACCGACGGTTGCAATCGCTGTGGCGCCTGCATTGAGGCTTGCCCTGAACATATCGTCATTAAAGGTCGCGGCGGCTTCCCTGCGCTCGACTTCCAACAAAACGAATGCACTTTCTGCAGCCTATGCGTTGATGTTTGCCAGCAACCCATCTTTCGCCGCCGTTCGGAGCCAGCCTTCTTTCATCACGCTGAGGTCGACGCGCGCTGCTTTCCGCGGCATGGCATCGCCTGTCGAAGTTGTGGTGATGTCTGCGAAGTTCGCGCGATTCGTTTTCAGTTTGGTGCATCGCGTATGGAATTGCCCCAAATCGATACCGATACCTGTAATGGCTGCGGTGCCTGCTTGTCGGTTTGTCCGGCCGAAGCCATTCAACTTCATCACAACGAGGTAACGGCATGA
- the napE gene encoding periplasmic nitrate reductase, NapE protein, with protein MTDQDEKRHERNVFLFLTAVFVPLLSIIIVAGYGFFVWMYQIFAGPPGPG; from the coding sequence ATGACCGACCAAGACGAAAAACGGCACGAACGTAACGTGTTCCTGTTTCTGACCGCCGTATTTGTGCCTCTGCTGTCCATCATCATCGTTGCCGGCTACGGCTTTTTCGTTTGGATGTACCAGATTTTCGCTGGCCCACCCGGCCCAGGCTAA
- the moaA gene encoding GTP 3',8-cyclase MoaA, with translation MLQDRQGRSFPYLRLSITDVCNFQCSYCLPDGYQGKPDAAFLSVAEIRRLVAAFAALGMWKIRITGGEPSVRRDLPEIIATIATTPGIERVAMTTNGWHLPQFVERWKKAGLNALNVSVDSLDPRQFHAITGQDRLREVLAGIDKALDIGIEKVKVNAVLLRDLNDRQLDAFLAWIKDKPISLRFIELMQTGDNLAYFKAHHLRAEHVIEQLKEKGWQELPRMPGAGPAREFSHDSSLGRIGIIAPYSKDFCTTCNRLRVTSTGDLRLCLFGDAGASLRDLLQEDEQQSALQARIVEQLGFKKDHHFLHDGNPGATRHLASCGG, from the coding sequence ATGTTGCAAGACCGCCAGGGGCGTAGCTTCCCTTACCTTCGACTGTCGATTACCGACGTCTGTAATTTCCAATGCAGTTATTGCCTGCCCGATGGTTATCAGGGCAAACCGGATGCGGCCTTTTTGTCTGTGGCGGAAATTCGCCGCTTGGTCGCCGCGTTTGCCGCGCTTGGCATGTGGAAAATCCGCATTACCGGCGGCGAGCCGTCGGTGCGCCGCGATTTGCCGGAAATCATCGCGACGATTGCGACAACGCCCGGTATTGAGCGCGTGGCGATGACCACCAATGGTTGGCATCTTCCACAATTTGTTGAACGCTGGAAAAAAGCCGGATTGAATGCGCTGAATGTCAGTGTCGATAGTCTTGATCCTCGACAATTTCATGCGATTACCGGGCAAGATCGCTTGCGTGAAGTGCTGGCGGGTATCGACAAGGCGCTGGATATTGGCATTGAGAAAGTCAAAGTCAATGCGGTGCTGCTGCGTGATTTGAATGATCGTCAGCTCGATGCCTTTCTTGCCTGGATTAAAGACAAACCCATTTCCCTGCGCTTTATCGAGCTGATGCAAACCGGCGATAACCTGGCTTATTTCAAGGCTCACCATTTGCGTGCTGAGCATGTCATCGAGCAACTGAAAGAAAAAGGCTGGCAGGAATTGCCTCGCATGCCCGGCGCTGGCCCGGCGCGCGAATTCAGTCATGATTCCTCGCTTGGCCGCATCGGTATCATCGCGCCGTATTCGAAAGACTTCTGCACAACCTGCAATCGCTTACGGGTCACCAGTACCGGCGATTTGCGCTTGTGCCTGTTTGGTGATGCCGGCGCTTCGTTGCGTGATTTATTGCAGGAGGATGAGCAGCAGTCGGCGTTGCAGGCGCGTATCGTCGAGCAGCTTGGCTTCAAGAAAGATCATCACTTTTTGCACGATGGCAACCCCGGCGCCACGCGTCATCTGGCATCCTGTGGGGGCTGA
- a CDS encoding chaperone NapD gives MSNNRSDAVHIASFVIYLKPEHIAAASAELLAMSGVEIAQTDTTGKLIVVLETDSDAGVARFLDLAHQLPGVAAVNFVYHQSENETELAKEIA, from the coding sequence ATGAGCAACAACAGAAGTGACGCCGTGCATATCGCCAGCTTTGTCATTTACCTGAAACCAGAGCATATCGCCGCAGCGAGTGCTGAACTATTGGCGATGAGTGGCGTGGAAATCGCCCAGACCGATACCACAGGCAAACTGATCGTCGTGCTGGAAACCGATAGCGATGCCGGCGTCGCGCGCTTTCTTGATTTGGCGCACCAATTACCGGGTGTGGCCGCCGTAAATTTTGTTTATCACCAGAGCGAAAACGAAACCGAGCTCGCCAAGGAGATCGCATGA